One window of the Eucalyptus grandis isolate ANBG69807.140 chromosome 6, ASM1654582v1, whole genome shotgun sequence genome contains the following:
- the LOC120294571 gene encoding probable LRR receptor-like serine/threonine-protein kinase At3g47570 yields MKLISTSFVVFQSPHFLLGIALALCFNQVLSTTNETDRVALLAFKASITGDPFGVLNSWNNSIGFCQWYGITCSRRHWRVTALDLSSQGLFGSISPHIGNLSFLREMWLINNSLHHEIPPQVGQLRRLRHLRLDDNSLVGKIPKNISVCSNLVTLILQGNRLIGEIPGELGSLSKLRTFVLSINNLTGSVPFSIGNLSSLEALYLARNNLGGSIPQVLGDPTNLQLFTLGGNRLSGTIPSSLFNLSSLTMFEVGENRIVGTLPMDMGLKLPGLEYLSIYMNQLEGPIPSLISNCTKLELLQLPFNKFSGNVPSFEILHKLRSLRIFRNQLGSGKPGDLSFLCSLTNSTKLRHVLISENKFGGVLPKCIGNLSTSLTKLAIDENQISGEIPEEIGNLVNLDLLYMHLNDLSGGIPSNLGYLQNLVQLDLSGNNLQGTIPSSFGNLTKLIQLILYEDNLQGQIPSHLSNCRSLDLLDLSYNNLSGAIPPQLIGLSSLAIILDLSHNHLTGVLPMEVGNLRVLTELDISDNLLGGEIPNSLGDCTSLTKLRMWGNFFLGSIPQSIKSLGGIEEMDLSRNNLSGQIPEFLAIFHSLKVLNLSYNKFEGMLPCEGVFKNATGTSIIGNNELCGGLSKFHLPNCISKGSKRRKINMMILTVYVIFGFLGTSLFLALICLFWLRKKANKPISSSTDDSFPNVSYGTLLKATDGFSSMCLIGVGSFGSVYRGVLEGDGTIVAVKVLHLVCHGALKSFTVECEALKNIKHRNLLKILTVCSSIDYQGNDFKALVYQFMDNGNLEQWLHRNTTSSHSNELPKKLNFIWRINIAIDVVSALDYLHHRCHIPIVHCDLKPSNILLDAQMVAHVGDFGLAKFLLGASPDIPANHTSSVSLRGTIGYAPPEYAMGCEVSREGDVYSYGILLLEMFTGLSPTDDRFEDNLTLHRFVTTALPKRALEITDHILLLERESRFNPNSPKHWLSKSNDIFEECLVTVYNIGVACSNEVPRRRMSISGVANQLQKIREQLFALGFHEHDELSQVI; encoded by the exons ATGAAACTCATCAGCACGAGTTTTGTAGTGTTTCAATCAccccattttcttcttggtaTTGCTCTTGCATTGTGCTTTAACCAAGTCTTGTCCACCACCAATGAAACAGATAGAGTTGCATTGCTCGCATTTAAGGCCAGCATAACCGGAGATCCTTTCGGTGTGCTCAACTCATGGAATAATAGCATTGGGTTTTGTCAGTGGTATGGCATTACATGTAGCCGGAGGCACTGGAGGGTCACGGCCCTAGACTTGTCATCACAAGGACTCTTTGGATCAATCTCTCCTCATATTGGGAATCTCAGCTTCCTAAGGGAAATGTGGCTTATCAACAATAGTCTCCATCATGAAATCCCTCCACAAGTCGGTCAGCTGCGCCGCCTTCGACACTTAAGACTAGATGACAATTCATTGGTTGGCAAGATTCCCAAAAACATATCGGTTTGCTCTAACCTTGTCACCCTCATTCTTCAAGGCAACCGACTAATCGGAGAGATTCCTGGAGAGCTTGGTTCACTATCGAAGCTACGGACGTTCGTTTTGTCCATTAATAATTTGACTGGGAGTGTGCCTTTCTCCATTGGAAACTTATCTTCATTAGAGGCCCTTTATTTAGCCCGCAACAACTTGGGCGGGAGCATTCCCCAAGTTCTAGGCGACCCAACAAACTTGCAACTCTTTACCCTTGGAGGAAACAGATTATCAGGTACAATTCCATCTTCGTTATTCAATCTCTCTTCGCTAACTATGTTTGAAGTTGGAGAAAACCGGATAGTAGGGACTCTTCCTATGGATATGGGGCTCAAACTCCCAGGTCTTGAATATTTGAGCATCTACATGAACCAACTTGAGGGGCCTATTCCCTCGTTGATATCGAATTGCACAAAACTAGAGTTGCTTCAACTTCCATTTAACAAGTTTTCTGGGAATGTaccttcttttgaaattttgcataagCTTCGTTCACTTCGAATCTTTAGAAATCAGCTTGGAAGTGGAAAACCTGGAGACTTAAGCTTCCTTTGCTCATTGACCAACAGCACCAAATTACGGCATGTGCTTATTTCGGAGAACAAGTTTGGTGGGGTGTTACCAAAATGCATAGGTAATTTATCTACTAGTCTCACGAAACTTGCAATAGATGAGAATCAAATATCCGGTGAGATTCCAGAAGAAATCGGGAATCTTGTTAACCTGGATCTATTGTATATGCATCTCAACGATCTTTCAGGTGGTATACCCTCAAACTTGGGGTATCTACAGAATCTAGTGCAACTGGACTTAAGTGGAAACAACTTGCAAGGGACCATCCCATCTTCTTTTGGAAATCTAACCAAGTTGATTCAACTGATTCTTTACGAGGACAACTTGCAAGGGCAAATTCCTTCCCATCTATCAAATTGTCGGTCTCTTGATCTTCTTGATTTGTCTTATAACAATCTCAGTGGTGCCATACCCCCGCAGCTTATAGGTCTCTCATCATTAGCGATCATTTTGGACTTGTCTCATAATCATTTGACTGGGGTTCTACCCATGGAAGTTGGTAACTTGAGAGTTTTGACTGAGTTGGACATCTCGGACAATTTGTTGGGAGGTGAAATCCCCAATAGTTTAGGTGATTGCACTTCGTTGACAAAATTGAGGATGTGGGGCAACTTCTTCCTTGGGTCCATTcctcaatcaatcaaatcattagGAGGCATTGAAGAGATGGATCTTTCACGCAACAATTTGTCAGGTCAAATTCCAGAATTCTTGGCAATATTTCATTCCTTGAAAGTCCTGAATTTgtcatataataaatttgaagGCATGCTACCATGTGAAGGAGTCTTTAAGAATGCTACTGGTACTTCCATCATTGGCAACAATGAGCTCTGTGGCGGACTGTCAAAATTTCACCTCCCCAATTGCATCTCTAAAGGCtccaagagaagaaagattaaTATGATGATATTGACCGTTTATGTTATTTTTGGATTTCTTGGaacatctctttttcttgctcttATATGTCTTTTTTGGTTGaggaaaaaagcaaataaaccaATTTCAAGTTCGACAGACGATTCGTTTCCAAACGTATCTTATGGAACACTCTTAAAAGCAACCGATGGATTTTCTTCAATGTGTTTGATTGGTGTTGGAAGCTTTGGTTCTGTATATAGGGGGGTACTCGAGGGTGACGGAACTATTGTTGCCGTGAAGGTGCTTCATTTAGTGTGTCATGGTGCTCTGAAAAGCTTCACAGTTGAGTGTGAGGCATTAAAGAATATCAAACATcgaaatcttttgaagataCTGACAGTTTGCTCGAGTATTGattatcaaggaaatgattttaAGGCCTTAGTCTATCAATTCATGGACAATGGAAACCTGGAACAGTGGCTACATCGAAACACAACATCATCTCATAGTAATGAGCTTCCGAAAAAGTTGAATTTCATTTGGAGGATAAATATTGCTATTGATGTTGTTTCTGCGCTAGATTATCTTCATCACAGGTGCCACATCCCCATTGTTCATTGTGATTTAAAACCGAGCAATATCCTCTTAGATGCGCAGATGGTCGCACATGTGGGCGACTTTGGATTGGCTAAATTCCTTCTTGGAGCATCCCCTGATATTCCAGCTAATCATACGAGCTCAGTGAGTCTTAGAGGGACAATTGGTTATGCTCCACCAG AATATGCAATGGGATGCGAGGTCTCAAGAGAAGGAGATGTCTATAGTTACGGTATCCTTTTACTAGAGATGTTCACGGGATTGAGTCCCACTGATGATAGATTCGAGGACAATTTGACTCTCCATCGTTTTGTCACAACAGCTTTGCCTAAACGAGCCTTGGAAATTACAGATCACATTCTACTTCTAGAAAGAGAGAGTCGTTTCAATCCCAATAGTCCTAAGCATTGGCTTTCTAAAAGCAATGACATATTTGAAGAGTGTTTGGTTACGGTATATAATATCGGAGTGGCTTGTTCCAATGAAGTGCCTAGAAGACGGATGAGCATCAGCGGTGTTGCAAATCAGTTGCAAAAGATTAGGGAACAGCTCTTTGCATTGGGTTTTCATGAACATGATGAACTATCGCAGGTGATATGA